One Acetomicrobium sp. S15 = DSM 107314 DNA window includes the following coding sequences:
- a CDS encoding NAD(P)/FAD-dependent oxidoreductase: protein MIYDVIVVGGGPVGCFAARFLAEKGFRTLVVEEHEKIGLPARCTGLIGDEAFRRFRLPEEAVERSITSLCVFGPLGTSTRYAADRVLARVVNRPHFDALLADSARRCGAQIKTGSKVSAISASSNDCTITMQGGKVFRSRSVIIASGGRSNLTTKLGLGRLKRFIWGAQADVSFADAEEVEVYIGRVISPGSFAWVVPASPGRARVGLLSYDRPRERFFSFLEDSRIRPRLRGAPTPVIASIPMGSLPRTVSNGVIVVGEAAGQVKTTTGGGVYFGLLCASIAVDVLTKALEENDVSSERLSAYDERWRALLSKEIEAGLRLRQFARYLSDEAIASLMNLVFNDEVAERSAPFFSFDWHAQIISRLAKEMPKRLLARGIKALSAS from the coding sequence TTGATCTACGACGTAATCGTTGTAGGCGGTGGGCCGGTCGGCTGTTTTGCGGCTCGGTTCCTCGCTGAGAAGGGTTTTCGCACCCTCGTAGTCGAAGAGCACGAAAAAATTGGCTTGCCAGCTCGCTGCACCGGCCTAATAGGCGATGAAGCTTTCAGGCGTTTCCGTCTGCCGGAGGAGGCCGTGGAGCGCTCGATAACTTCCCTCTGTGTCTTTGGCCCTCTCGGAACGAGCACTCGCTATGCGGCCGACCGCGTATTGGCCCGCGTCGTAAATCGGCCGCACTTCGACGCCCTCTTGGCCGATTCTGCGCGCAGGTGCGGCGCACAAATTAAAACAGGTTCTAAAGTGTCTGCCATTTCCGCTTCCTCTAATGACTGCACAATAACTATGCAAGGGGGGAAGGTTTTTCGCAGTAGGAGCGTGATTATAGCCAGCGGTGGAAGATCAAACCTGACGACAAAGCTGGGCCTTGGGCGCTTAAAACGCTTCATCTGGGGCGCTCAGGCCGATGTTTCCTTTGCCGACGCAGAAGAGGTAGAGGTCTATATAGGTAGGGTCATATCTCCGGGCTCATTCGCCTGGGTTGTGCCGGCATCACCCGGACGCGCCCGCGTGGGACTTCTATCTTACGACCGCCCAAGGGAGCGCTTTTTCTCATTTCTGGAGGACTCTCGCATAAGACCGCGCCTGAGGGGGGCGCCCACGCCCGTTATAGCCTCCATACCGATGGGCTCCTTGCCAAGAACCGTTTCCAACGGGGTCATTGTGGTGGGAGAGGCCGCCGGGCAGGTAAAGACCACCACGGGGGGAGGCGTTTACTTCGGCCTGCTTTGCGCGAGTATAGCGGTAGACGTATTAACCAAAGCCTTGGAAGAGAACGACGTGAGCTCCGAGAGGCTCTCCGCTTACGACGAAAGGTGGCGAGCGTTGCTTTCGAAAGAAATCGAAGCCGGGCTGCGCCTGCGCCAGTTCGCCCGCTATTTGAGCGACGAGGCTATCGCCTCTCTGATGAACCTCGTCTTCAACGATGAGGTTGCGGAGCGGTCGGCGCCGTTTTTCAGCTTCGACTGGCATGCCCAGATCATCTCTCGCCTCGCGAAGGAAATGCCGAAAAGGCTCCTGGCCCGCGGAATAAAAGCCCTATCCGCGTCTTAA
- a CDS encoding HD-GYP domain-containing protein, with amino-acid sequence MKEKVRAYPSDTAISPLRLVFQFIQLLERLVPALDDHHMRVAVLSWAVATNMGLGSLAVKVLVRASLVHDLGMFLSNPWWDDEPHEDHEDEAAIDYWESISALEGLQEELSQRGGIPRHARTGYDLIRRLPTLEKLAPLILLHHHPYRILKDLDLEEEKKAAAAIMNACDRLAGAFLLKEDGPLSRKRILKMLASLAASGELDPNTVSVLQKLLEKRDHLWSSMAYPNWWQRELLSIADEVVFLSLDELSHFMETLSQVIDAKSPFTKKHTLHVVQTAVFLGKEMGLTEREIKTLRLAAFMHDLGKIATPNAILHKAHSLTPEEWTLMRQHVYLSYLLFKDFDKLNDVAFVAATHHERLDGSGYPWGVSGDQLTLLSLILQVADIYAAMREDRPYRKGFPHEKATESLKKSASEGKISGTAVEALVRSKALQGLSFDLETIPLKTYCDVSPEQMAISELEHPANAKGPDSDP; translated from the coding sequence TTGAAAGAGAAGGTTCGAGCATACCCTTCGGACACCGCAATTTCCCCGTTGAGACTGGTTTTTCAATTTATTCAGCTACTCGAGAGATTAGTGCCAGCTTTAGACGATCACCATATGAGAGTGGCCGTCCTCTCCTGGGCGGTGGCCACAAACATGGGGCTTGGAAGCCTAGCCGTCAAGGTCCTCGTGCGTGCAAGCCTCGTCCACGATTTGGGCATGTTCCTGTCCAATCCGTGGTGGGATGATGAACCACATGAAGATCACGAAGACGAAGCCGCAATCGACTACTGGGAAAGCATCTCCGCGCTGGAGGGACTGCAGGAGGAGCTGTCACAGCGAGGGGGCATTCCGCGTCATGCAAGAACTGGTTACGACCTGATAAGGCGATTGCCGACTTTAGAGAAACTCGCTCCGCTCATCCTGCTTCATCATCATCCTTACAGGATCTTGAAAGACCTGGATCTGGAAGAGGAGAAAAAAGCTGCTGCGGCCATCATGAACGCCTGTGACCGCTTAGCGGGAGCGTTTCTACTCAAAGAGGACGGCCCATTGTCGAGAAAGCGTATCCTAAAGATGCTCGCTTCCCTCGCCGCGAGCGGCGAGTTGGACCCTAATACCGTCTCCGTGCTCCAGAAGCTCCTCGAAAAGAGGGATCACCTCTGGTCAAGCATGGCATACCCCAACTGGTGGCAAAGAGAGCTCCTTTCCATCGCCGACGAGGTAGTCTTTCTATCGCTGGATGAGTTGTCTCACTTCATGGAGACGTTGTCACAAGTAATAGACGCCAAAAGTCCCTTCACCAAAAAACATACCCTTCACGTAGTACAGACGGCCGTTTTCCTGGGAAAAGAGATGGGGCTTACCGAACGGGAAATAAAAACACTGCGCCTCGCAGCCTTCATGCACGACCTGGGAAAGATCGCCACGCCCAACGCGATACTGCACAAGGCCCATTCTCTAACGCCGGAGGAATGGACATTGATGCGCCAACATGTCTATCTCTCTTATCTGTTATTTAAAGACTTCGACAAATTAAACGACGTCGCCTTCGTAGCTGCCACGCACCACGAGAGATTGGATGGCAGCGGCTACCCTTGGGGGGTGAGCGGCGATCAGCTGACGCTCCTGTCACTCATCCTCCAAGTGGCAGATATATACGCTGCTATGAGGGAAGACCGCCCTTACCGTAAGGGATTTCCCCACGAAAAGGCGACCGAAAGCCTGAAAAAAAGCGCATCAGAGGGGAAAATTTCAGGCACGGCGGTAGAAGCTCTTGTGCGCTCGAAAGCATTGCAGGGTCTTTCGTTCGACCTGGAAACTATCCCTCTCAAAACATACTGTGACGTTTCCCCTGAACAGATGGCCATCTCTGAGCTTGAGCATCCTGCAAACGCCAAAGGCCCCGATAGCGATCCCTGA
- a CDS encoding GumC family protein: protein MAEEHHPNSTNDDAASGGAGHEVAVGAASKTRPTHTADAYAPPYAYEYEEDEIDLLDLVLVLAKHKRLILLLTLGVAFVTGVISLIMTPIYRAETRLVPPLSKAGISASIVNIPDFARGAMGMAPTPSNMMVGIINSRTIMDTLIDKFDLLSYYEVEKRQEARDTLSNALSAQVDSKTGLITVSVEDKDPKLAATIANAAVEELQRLMQDLAITVAAQQRLFLEGQLKEIQLSLIQAEEDLKRYQEETGILSAPAQASSLMSAIANLQAEIRSREIRLTALRSFATTQNPEIQRLQAELEGLRSQLKKLETQAENSKENLSAISLKELPQASIEYLRKLRDVSFYETLNRMILNQYEQAKMAEAQEAMVVQVVDPAVPPELKYKPKRRLMVAIAGVLGLFLSIFLAFFLEFLHNASNDPERAAKMAQLKSYLRFRKSSAKPT, encoded by the coding sequence TTGGCTGAAGAACATCATCCCAACTCAACAAATGACGACGCCGCTTCAGGAGGGGCTGGTCACGAGGTCGCTGTGGGAGCGGCCTCCAAGACACGGCCGACGCATACGGCCGACGCATACGCTCCGCCATATGCATATGAATATGAAGAAGATGAAATCGACCTGCTCGACTTGGTTCTGGTGCTGGCTAAACATAAGCGCCTGATACTCTTGCTCACGCTGGGTGTGGCGTTTGTAACCGGCGTCATAAGCCTCATCATGACTCCTATATACAGAGCCGAGACGCGCCTCGTCCCGCCCCTTTCTAAGGCAGGCATTTCTGCCAGCATTGTAAATATTCCTGATTTTGCAAGGGGCGCCATGGGAATGGCACCTACACCTAGCAACATGATGGTAGGGATAATAAATAGCCGGACCATCATGGATACATTGATCGATAAATTTGATCTCCTTTCTTACTACGAGGTCGAAAAACGCCAGGAAGCAAGGGACACACTATCAAACGCCCTTTCGGCCCAAGTGGACTCTAAAACGGGCCTTATAACTGTCTCCGTTGAAGACAAAGATCCCAAGCTTGCCGCAACAATAGCAAACGCCGCCGTGGAGGAACTGCAGCGTCTCATGCAGGACTTAGCCATAACAGTTGCTGCACAGCAGCGCCTGTTTTTAGAGGGACAACTCAAGGAGATTCAACTTTCTTTAATTCAGGCCGAGGAAGACCTAAAAAGATATCAGGAGGAAACCGGTATCCTGAGCGCTCCTGCTCAAGCCTCGAGCCTTATGAGCGCCATAGCAAATCTCCAAGCAGAGATCCGTTCACGGGAGATACGCCTTACAGCCCTTCGAAGTTTTGCTACTACTCAAAACCCAGAGATTCAACGACTTCAAGCAGAGTTAGAAGGACTCAGAAGCCAATTAAAAAAGCTTGAAACTCAAGCAGAAAATAGCAAGGAAAACTTGAGCGCGATATCTCTGAAAGAGCTTCCCCAGGCGAGCATCGAGTACCTGCGAAAGTTACGAGACGTGTCTTTCTATGAAACGCTCAACAGAATGATATTGAATCAGTATGAACAAGCTAAAATGGCTGAAGCTCAAGAGGCGATGGTGGTTCAAGTCGTGGACCCTGCCGTGCCGCCGGAGCTCAAATACAAGCCCAAGCGCAGGCTCATGGTGGCTATAGCCGGGGTATTGGGACTATTCCTCTCGATCTTTTTGGCCTTCTTCCTCGAATTTCTCCACAATGCATCCAACGACCCCGAGCGCGCCGCAAAAATGGCTCAACTTAAAAGTTACCTGCGCTTCCGAAAATCCAGCGCTAAGCCAACTTAG
- a CDS encoding SLBB domain-containing protein — protein MKKSFQFRMLVVIILLSFLSQTALAQTGPSQAPGGSGASGAGAAPEAPAGGAPGEGAYPGFEIPAGQEGGPSEGVSDVEIGPEDIFPTQLGEEETPPEIAPPPTEEEEAKTGALPERAGRLGRFGYDLFRRPPSTFAPIDQIPVGPDYVMGPGDEVRITIWGMVEGQWSIVIDRDGNLRLPRAGVIGAAGLTFAQLQDAIEKAYSRYYTNFEINVTMGRLRSITVYVVGEARRPGTYSISSLSTLINALVASGGPSYTGTLRDIQVKRGDKTITHFDLYDFLLKGDKTKDVRLMPEDVIFIPRVGTVVGISGNVLRPAYYEVAPNTRLHDLIELAGGLTSTAFQGRVQIVRVENKMYRTAFEGDLINLEREPLKNYVLQDGDFVRVYTVPLLRQVVRVSGAVAKPGEFAITPNVTRVSDILGRAGGLLYIASNQAELTRVRVTQEGPITERILINLEKALQKDPSHDIVLQANDYLFVRTVPEWALYRTVTVTGEVKYPGTYTVRKGETLSSLIERAGGYTDKAYLKGAIFLRESVRQEQQKSIDEMVDRLEKELYSVSTTAAATSFTAEESQIVERGTQQKRRLLDTLRKTKATGRVVVRLEDPPELLKRTPFDIELEEGDRLHIPKKPQTVQVVGSVLNETSFVFEPYRYHSYYIQKAGGYGVNADRGRVYLLRADGSAVRVGNLKKPPHLEEGDTVVVPEKIQVTSRMRDTAHIIDMVYKVAISAAVVVDALDD, from the coding sequence GTGAAGAAGTCTTTTCAGTTTCGTATGTTAGTCGTCATCATTTTGCTATCTTTTTTAAGTCAAACTGCATTGGCTCAAACAGGACCATCGCAGGCTCCTGGCGGTTCTGGGGCTTCAGGCGCAGGGGCTGCTCCCGAAGCCCCCGCTGGCGGTGCTCCTGGAGAAGGGGCCTACCCTGGCTTTGAAATCCCAGCTGGCCAGGAAGGTGGACCATCTGAAGGGGTTTCGGACGTTGAAATAGGGCCTGAGGATATCTTCCCCACCCAATTGGGCGAGGAAGAGACGCCTCCCGAAATAGCACCTCCGCCTACAGAAGAGGAGGAGGCCAAGACTGGCGCACTCCCGGAGAGAGCTGGTCGCTTAGGCCGGTTTGGCTACGATTTGTTCAGGAGGCCTCCGTCCACGTTCGCCCCGATAGATCAGATACCGGTAGGGCCTGACTACGTCATGGGCCCTGGCGATGAAGTACGCATAACCATTTGGGGGATGGTGGAAGGGCAATGGAGTATCGTCATCGACCGAGATGGAAATTTGCGCTTGCCACGCGCCGGCGTCATCGGCGCCGCTGGCCTTACATTTGCTCAACTTCAAGATGCTATAGAAAAAGCCTACAGTCGTTACTACACAAACTTCGAGATCAACGTCACAATGGGGCGTCTACGCTCTATCACCGTATATGTGGTGGGCGAGGCGCGGCGTCCGGGGACTTACTCTATCTCTTCCCTTTCCACGCTGATCAATGCCTTGGTAGCGTCTGGCGGGCCGTCATATACTGGCACGCTGCGTGATATCCAGGTGAAGAGAGGAGATAAAACCATCACGCATTTCGACCTCTACGACTTTCTCCTCAAGGGAGATAAGACCAAGGATGTACGCCTTATGCCTGAAGATGTCATCTTTATCCCCAGGGTTGGTACAGTGGTGGGGATCTCGGGCAACGTATTACGCCCTGCTTATTATGAGGTCGCTCCCAACACCAGGCTACACGACCTCATCGAATTGGCAGGAGGTCTCACCAGTACCGCTTTCCAAGGGCGGGTGCAAATCGTGAGAGTAGAAAACAAAATGTACCGCACCGCCTTTGAGGGCGATTTGATAAACTTAGAAAGGGAACCGCTTAAAAATTATGTCCTACAAGATGGAGATTTTGTTAGGGTATATACGGTACCGTTGCTACGGCAAGTGGTGCGCGTGTCAGGTGCTGTGGCAAAGCCCGGCGAGTTTGCCATAACGCCCAATGTGACTAGGGTAAGCGATATATTGGGGCGAGCCGGTGGATTGCTCTACATAGCCTCCAATCAGGCGGAATTGACAAGGGTACGCGTCACCCAGGAAGGCCCGATCACCGAGCGGATTCTCATAAATCTAGAAAAGGCGCTTCAGAAAGATCCGTCTCATGACATCGTTCTTCAGGCCAACGACTACCTCTTCGTCAGGACCGTGCCAGAGTGGGCTTTATACCGCACTGTAACCGTGACGGGTGAGGTGAAATATCCCGGCACATACACCGTCCGAAAGGGAGAGACATTGTCTTCCCTTATTGAGCGGGCCGGCGGTTACACAGACAAGGCCTACCTAAAAGGGGCTATTTTCTTAAGAGAAAGTGTAAGACAAGAACAGCAGAAGAGCATCGACGAGATGGTCGATCGCCTTGAAAAGGAGCTTTACAGCGTAAGCACAACCGCTGCAGCCACCTCTTTTACCGCGGAAGAATCCCAGATTGTCGAAAGGGGGACCCAGCAAAAAAGGAGGCTCTTAGATACGCTCCGTAAGACCAAGGCTACGGGGCGCGTGGTCGTGCGCCTTGAGGACCCGCCTGAGCTTTTAAAGCGCACGCCCTTCGACATAGAGCTTGAGGAGGGCGACCGCCTTCACATCCCCAAAAAACCTCAGACCGTGCAGGTCGTTGGCTCGGTGTTGAATGAGACCTCCTTTGTGTTTGAACCTTACCGTTACCACAGTTACTACATCCAGAAGGCGGGCGGTTACGGCGTAAATGCTGACAGAGGGCGCGTGTATCTCCTAAGGGCCGACGGCAGCGCCGTCCGAGTGGGCAACCTGAAAAAGCCGCCGCATTTGGAAGAGGGTGACACGGTGGTAGTGCCTGAAAAAATTCAAGTCACAAGCCGTATGCGCGATACCGCACACATTATAGACATGGTGTACAAGGTCGCCATAAGCGCCGCTGTCGTCGTGGACGCCCTTGACGATTAA
- a CDS encoding TAXI family TRAP transporter solute-binding subunit, whose protein sequence is MGKYLKVVGVLSAILLLGFSAASAADVVQLTLATGGTAGTYYPLGGAIGQIISQKTGVVNITAQATGASVENMNLLAAGDVDLALVQNDIADYAWNGTEFFKKPIKNFRAIARLYPEHIQVVTYADSPINSIADFKGRKISVGAPGSGNEANARQIFEVYGVTYKDIQPFFLSYAETADHFKDRMIDAFQFTTGAPNSAIQDICSLIKIKFIEIKGEKREELMKKYPFFAKEVIKAGTYQGQTEDVETVAVQAILVVREDLPEDVVYNVTKGLFENLNEIRQAHYKANDTTLERATEAITVPFHPGAIKYYKEAGIWKE, encoded by the coding sequence ATGGGCAAATATTTGAAAGTTGTGGGAGTTTTGAGTGCGATCTTGCTTTTGGGGTTCAGCGCGGCTTCTGCCGCGGATGTGGTGCAGCTCACGCTGGCTACCGGCGGGACAGCAGGTACATACTATCCTTTGGGCGGTGCCATAGGGCAGATAATAAGCCAGAAAACGGGCGTGGTTAATATCACCGCTCAGGCCACAGGCGCCTCTGTGGAGAACATGAACCTCCTCGCCGCAGGCGACGTGGACCTGGCGTTAGTTCAGAACGACATAGCAGATTATGCCTGGAACGGCACAGAGTTCTTCAAGAAGCCTATAAAGAACTTCCGTGCCATAGCTCGCCTTTACCCTGAACATATCCAGGTGGTGACCTATGCCGATAGTCCCATCAACTCCATAGCGGACTTCAAGGGGCGCAAGATCTCTGTCGGCGCTCCTGGCAGCGGCAACGAAGCCAACGCAAGGCAAATTTTTGAGGTCTATGGCGTTACCTACAAAGATATTCAACCATTTTTTCTCTCTTATGCAGAAACGGCTGACCATTTCAAGGATAGGATGATAGATGCCTTCCAGTTTACGACCGGCGCGCCCAACTCCGCTATTCAGGACATCTGCTCGCTCATAAAGATAAAGTTTATCGAAATTAAGGGCGAAAAACGCGAAGAACTGATGAAGAAATATCCCTTCTTTGCCAAAGAAGTGATAAAGGCCGGCACATATCAGGGGCAGACTGAAGATGTAGAAACTGTGGCCGTCCAGGCCATCCTCGTGGTGAGGGAAGATCTGCCCGAAGACGTCGTTTATAATGTCACTAAGGGGCTCTTTGAGAACCTGAACGAAATAAGGCAGGCTCACTATAAGGCCAACGATACTACGCTCGAGAGGGCGACCGAAGCCATAACCGTCCCCTTCCATCCAGGGGCCATCAAATATTACAAAGAGGCGGGCATCTGGAAGGAGTAA